One Syntrophales bacterium DNA window includes the following coding sequences:
- a CDS encoding phosphoenolpyruvate carboxykinase (GTP), with amino-acid sequence MSEKSFGKLKALNNEKVMAFIGEFAEHCNPKSLYVCDDGEADRIFIRETSIKKGEEKNIYLKNQTIHWDGYNDQGRDKVNTRYLVRPENMERMKALNSLSFDEGHKEIMEISKNIMAGKDALVQFFCEGPAESVFSVPCIQITDSFYVAHSETILYRPGYNHFSHMKEADKNDFFGFVHSAGQLDERGCTVNVDKRRIYMDTQNNIVYSMNNQYAGNSIGLKKHSMRLAINKSGKEGWLCEHMFLMSILNGDKDRKTYFAGAYPSACGKTSTAMIPGEKIVGDDIAYFRNINGEFRGVNMEQGIFGIIQDVNTSDDPVIFANLMKDQETIFSNILIGPDNKPYWLGCGMETPDSGSNHSGFWKKGNKDAKGNEIPLAHSNGRYTIRLDYLQNFDKEGFENKEGVKVQGILYGGRDSDTTVPVEESPSWKDGILLKACTLESETTSATLGKEGVRSPSPMANLDFVSYPVGEYTTNNINFIKGIKQQPRIFSTNYFMRDPNGKFVTSKLAKKVWLHWAEGRIHGEYEAWDTPTGKIPLYKDLQKLFRELLNEDFSENDYIYLFTFRCANWIEKLNRTAAFFKKIDPGTPGDIFTYWEEAKKKIAAAQAKYGDNIKPGDYKG; translated from the coding sequence ATGAGCGAAAAAAGCTTCGGAAAGCTAAAAGCCCTAAACAATGAGAAGGTAATGGCTTTCATAGGAGAATTCGCTGAACACTGCAATCCGAAGTCCCTTTACGTCTGCGACGACGGCGAGGCAGACCGGATTTTTATCCGCGAAACTTCGATAAAGAAGGGCGAAGAAAAAAACATCTACCTGAAAAACCAGACAATTCACTGGGATGGCTATAACGATCAGGGCCGCGACAAGGTAAACACCCGCTACCTGGTGCGCCCCGAAAACATGGAGCGGATGAAGGCTCTAAACTCGCTCTCCTTCGACGAAGGCCACAAAGAGATCATGGAAATCTCAAAAAACATCATGGCAGGCAAGGACGCGCTTGTTCAGTTCTTCTGCGAGGGCCCGGCGGAGAGCGTCTTCAGCGTCCCCTGCATCCAGATAACCGATTCTTTTTACGTAGCCCATTCCGAAACCATCCTCTACCGCCCCGGTTACAACCATTTTTCCCATATGAAAGAAGCGGATAAGAACGATTTCTTCGGTTTTGTCCACTCCGCGGGGCAGCTCGACGAGAGGGGCTGCACGGTAAATGTCGATAAAAGACGTATCTACATGGATACCCAGAACAATATCGTCTATTCGATGAACAATCAGTACGCCGGGAATTCAATCGGTCTGAAAAAGCATTCGATGAGGCTGGCGATAAACAAATCCGGGAAAGAAGGCTGGCTCTGCGAACACATGTTTCTGATGTCGATCCTCAACGGCGATAAAGACCGTAAAACCTATTTTGCCGGCGCTTACCCCTCCGCGTGCGGCAAGACCTCGACCGCGATGATCCCCGGCGAAAAGATCGTCGGCGACGACATTGCCTATTTTCGCAATATCAATGGCGAATTCCGCGGCGTCAACATGGAACAGGGGATATTCGGCATAATCCAGGATGTAAACACCAGCGACGACCCGGTCATCTTCGCCAACCTGATGAAAGACCAGGAAACAATCTTCTCCAATATTCTGATCGGCCCCGACAATAAACCCTACTGGCTGGGCTGCGGGATGGAAACTCCGGACAGCGGCAGCAATCACAGCGGTTTTTGGAAGAAGGGGAACAAGGATGCCAAGGGCAACGAGATTCCGCTGGCCCATTCCAACGGCCGCTACACGATCCGCCTCGACTATCTGCAAAATTTCGATAAAGAGGGGTTCGAAAACAAGGAAGGGGTAAAGGTTCAGGGCATTCTCTACGGCGGACGCGACAGCGACACAACCGTGCCGGTTGAAGAATCGCCGTCCTGGAAAGACGGGATCCTGTTGAAGGCCTGCACACTGGAGTCGGAAACGACCAGCGCCACGCTCGGCAAGGAAGGCGTCCGTTCCCCATCGCCGATGGCTAATCTGGATTTTGTCTCCTACCCGGTCGGCGAATACACAACCAATAACATCAATTTTATCAAAGGCATCAAACAGCAACCGCGAATTTTCAGCACCAACTATTTCATGAGAGACCCGAACGGAAAATTCGTAACCAGTAAACTTGCCAAAAAGGTTTGGCTCCACTGGGCCGAGGGGCGAATCCACGGAGAATACGAGGCCTGGGATACCCCGACCGGAAAAATTCCGCTTTACAAGGATCTGCAGAAGCTATTCCGGGAACTCCTGAATGAGGATTTCTCGGAAAATGATTACATCTATCTTTTCACCTTCCGCTGCGCCAACTGGATCGAAAAACTGAATCGCACCGCGGCTTTCTTCAAAAAAATCGACCCCGGCACGCCTGGAGATATTTTCACCTACTGGGAGGAGGCAAAAAAGAAGATCGCGGCTGCACAGGCGAAATATGGAGATAACATCAAACCAGGTGATTATAAGGGATAG
- a CDS encoding MFS transporter, with translation MNDSSLSFSEPLQLRRWFIFAVGALNFFLSQLYRTSNAVLAPSLIADLSLDSNEIGLISAAFFYAFALTQIPIMLLIDKTGPRKLMTFFSVIGVIGAIVFSLSQGLMSALAGRILLGIGMSCAFMGSLKLLSDWFPPLIFASLAGILTATGTLGNMMSATPLAMMAESYGWRQSFMAIAAFNALLTIALYVILQDKPPAGSNVHGANSSPDAPSPFSSVLHLLRSKDYWFISIGSFIRYGTFAALQALWAGPLLLVVLKYSTFQSGNIILAMNIGTLAGLPFWGIISDRLLHTRKWLVVSGLFLLAATTLLLSQVRTGAPAAATGLIFFFFGFFTASGQLMYTQIKELFPATMTGAALTGINFFTMTGPAFFLQMIGFIMQIIYPTASFSQAAFSVSLYFCFFCQLLAGLIYLMTKEKKLPKQHPDG, from the coding sequence ATGAATGATTCATCCCTCTCGTTTAGTGAGCCTCTACAACTCCGCCGCTGGTTTATTTTTGCCGTCGGAGCGCTGAACTTTTTCCTTTCACAACTTTACCGGACATCCAACGCCGTTCTCGCCCCCTCGCTTATCGCTGATTTATCGCTGGACAGCAACGAGATAGGCCTGATCTCGGCGGCTTTTTTCTATGCCTTTGCCCTGACGCAGATACCGATCATGCTGCTTATCGACAAGACAGGACCACGAAAACTCATGACGTTTTTTTCCGTCATCGGCGTCATCGGCGCAATTGTCTTTTCCTTATCGCAGGGTCTTATGTCCGCCCTTGCGGGGCGTATTCTGCTCGGCATCGGCATGTCCTGCGCCTTTATGGGGAGCCTGAAACTGCTTTCTGACTGGTTCCCGCCGCTGATTTTTGCCTCGCTTGCGGGGATACTGACCGCCACAGGAACGCTCGGCAACATGATGTCCGCAACCCCGCTGGCCATGATGGCGGAAAGCTATGGGTGGAGACAAAGCTTTATGGCAATCGCCGCTTTCAACGCCCTTTTGACAATCGCCCTATATGTGATTCTTCAGGATAAGCCGCCTGCCGGCAGCAATGTCCACGGGGCTAACTCCTCACCGGATGCTCCCTCTCCCTTTTCCAGCGTCTTACATCTTCTACGCTCCAAAGACTACTGGTTTATCTCGATCGGCTCCTTTATCCGCTACGGAACCTTTGCCGCGCTTCAAGCCCTTTGGGCAGGACCCCTTCTGCTTGTAGTTTTGAAATACAGCACCTTCCAGTCAGGAAACATCATCCTCGCTATGAACATCGGCACCCTGGCTGGGCTCCCTTTTTGGGGAATCATTTCCGACCGCTTGTTGCACACCCGCAAATGGCTCGTTGTTTCAGGGCTTTTCCTGCTGGCGGCCACAACCCTGCTGCTCAGCCAGGTGCGCACTGGCGCCCCTGCGGCTGCGACCGGACTTATTTTCTTCTTCTTCGGCTTCTTCACCGCCAGCGGGCAACTGATGTACACCCAGATTAAGGAGCTTTTTCCCGCCACGATGACGGGCGCCGCCCTGACCGGCATAAATTTTTTCACGATGACCGGGCCAGCCTTTTTCCTCCAGATGATCGGATTCATTATGCAAATAATCTACCCAACCGCCTCTTTCAGCCAGGCGGCTTTTAGCGTTTCCCTCTATTTTTGTTTCTTCTGTCAGTTATTGGCGGGACTGATCTATCTGATGACAAAAGAGAAAAAGCTGCCAAAACAGCATCCTGACGGGTGA